The Thomasclavelia ramosa DSM 1402 genome includes a region encoding these proteins:
- a CDS encoding ABC transporter substrate-binding protein, translating into MRINKLFKLMAVSALTMTALTGCGNSSSNGDVKEVAIIQYVEHTSLNTIKDAFDEQMEALGYKEGENIKYTFKNAQGDMNTAPSIIQDFKSSKKDCVVAIATPVAQTAAEMSTDTPVVFAAVTDPIKAGLTTSLEKPDKNITGTSDEIQVEMILERALQVNPDLKKIGVIYNKGEVNSVTNIAKAKAFCDDKGIEMIETTVTGVNEVQSAIDVLTSKCDAVFAPNDNTVANAMDMVGPACAKAKVPLYVGADSMVQDGGFLSVGINYEDLGKETANMVDKILKGEKVENIPVKVFKENLSVYVNTKVLKQLGITLPNEIKNDKAYVEIKE; encoded by the coding sequence ATGAGAATTAATAAACTATTTAAATTAATGGCAGTATCAGCTTTAACAATGACAGCTTTAACAGGATGTGGAAATAGCAGTAGTAATGGTGATGTAAAAGAGGTAGCGATTATTCAATATGTTGAACATACATCATTAAATACAATTAAAGATGCTTTTGATGAACAGATGGAGGCTTTGGGATATAAAGAAGGTGAAAATATTAAGTATACTTTTAAAAATGCTCAAGGAGATATGAACACAGCTCCGTCGATTATTCAAGATTTTAAATCTAGTAAAAAAGATTGTGTAGTTGCAATCGCAACTCCTGTAGCTCAAACAGCAGCTGAAATGTCAACTGATACACCAGTTGTTTTTGCAGCGGTAACTGATCCAATTAAAGCTGGTTTAACTACATCTCTTGAAAAACCAGATAAAAATATTACGGGAACGAGTGATGAGATTCAAGTTGAAATGATTTTAGAAAGAGCTTTACAAGTTAATCCGGATTTGAAAAAAATAGGAGTCATTTATAATAAAGGTGAAGTAAATTCAGTTACTAATATTGCTAAAGCAAAAGCTTTTTGTGATGATAAAGGAATTGAAATGATTGAAACAACTGTTACTGGAGTAAATGAAGTGCAAAGTGCAATTGATGTATTAACTAGTAAATGTGATGCAGTCTTTGCTCCAAATGATAATACTGTAGCAAATGCAATGGATATGGTAGGACCTGCTTGTGCTAAAGCAAAAGTACCTTTATATGTAGGCGCTGATTCAATGGTTCAAGATGGTGGTTTTTTAAGTGTTGGAATTAATTACGAAGATCTTGGAAAAGAAACTGCAAATATGGTTGATAAAATCTTAAAAGGTGAAAAAGTGGAAAATATTCCAGTTAAAGTATTTAAAGAAAATTTAAGTGTTTATGTAAATACAAAAGTATTAAAACAATTAGGTATTACTTTGCCTAATGAAATTAAAAATGATAAAGC
- a CDS encoding transglutaminase-like domain-containing protein — MKLLIYLLGIIGSVGSLVYSFNFSSNNHFIFISCIIVGLLIYLGFNYIQGKKKFVIGSIIADGILLLIPSTMDCLTYITSIIIYKYREVSVYDFNFESTYIFYDDPQICILAFLLIFIPLFLSAVIAIDKQKYTLAILALLPGVFIELLFTITPPWYFLACYVLYVLILLIGALQKGAILKIPMIIISVVAMAITYISFPISTYRPSKYSLFDNARTPISTPGNIKEEYNVNSQGDRHYRNSLDFTIAGEVTLNNFKIRGIAYDLYEDGKWGTSHSRVETEWFKNNLEKIANITKTSRQVIEVNQISGYSQRNYTPYFIINDDMTYYGDHYEGKNPQTYEMIIPNDDFNALLSTIDYKAKGELLKEIAERNGTQDYYDEYFGQGNEDDEKLTSVPEETKSIIENFLKQHNVIDNGNIFNYITQCTNALAANTSYTLRPGNTPDNVDVVDYFLNTNKKGYCVHYASTLALMLRSRGYPARFVVGYQVPGSKNNAGKLIVRDSNAHAWVEIYDEYLGWIPIEATPTSSENPNTPTDTITPAPNQGDKTPQPVEPEKPNIQQISQNDSFQIPVYIYYLAGGMIFIFIVLFQARIRKKRMFKGAANSNQKVCYYYYYLTKLKINCDVIKTIIDKARFSQHQISIEELEIVEQFYQDKTNAYFKQANLFKKIYLRYLIAVL, encoded by the coding sequence ATGAAGTTATTAATTTATTTATTAGGAATTATTGGTTCAGTAGGCTCGTTAGTTTATTCTTTTAATTTTAGTTCGAACAATCATTTTATTTTTATTTCTTGTATTATAGTAGGTTTGTTAATATATTTGGGATTTAATTATATTCAAGGTAAAAAGAAGTTTGTTATCGGGAGTATTATTGCTGATGGAATCTTATTATTGATTCCTAGTACGATGGATTGTTTAACATACATAACTTCAATTATTATTTATAAGTATCGTGAAGTTTCTGTATATGATTTTAATTTTGAAAGTACGTATATTTTTTATGATGATCCCCAAATTTGTATCTTAGCTTTTTTGCTGATTTTTATCCCATTATTTTTATCAGCTGTAATTGCAATTGATAAACAAAAATATACATTAGCTATTTTGGCTTTATTACCAGGTGTTTTTATTGAATTATTATTTACGATTACACCACCATGGTATTTTCTAGCATGTTATGTTTTATATGTTTTGATTTTATTGATTGGTGCTTTGCAAAAAGGGGCTATATTAAAAATACCAATGATTATCATTAGTGTAGTTGCCATGGCAATAACATATATATCATTTCCAATAAGTACATATCGTCCTTCAAAGTATAGTTTGTTTGATAATGCCAGAACACCAATTTCAACTCCTGGAAATATAAAAGAGGAATACAATGTCAATAGCCAAGGGGATCGTCATTATCGTAACTCATTAGATTTTACAATTGCTGGTGAAGTGACTTTAAATAATTTCAAGATTCGAGGAATTGCTTATGACTTGTATGAAGATGGTAAATGGGGGACTTCTCATAGTCGCGTTGAAACAGAATGGTTTAAAAATAACCTAGAGAAGATTGCAAATATTACAAAGACTTCTCGTCAAGTTATTGAAGTTAATCAAATCAGTGGTTATAGTCAACGTAATTATACACCATACTTTATCATTAATGACGATATGACATATTATGGTGACCACTATGAGGGTAAAAACCCTCAAACATATGAGATGATTATACCTAATGATGATTTTAATGCTCTATTATCAACGATCGATTATAAAGCCAAAGGAGAATTATTAAAGGAAATAGCCGAGCGTAATGGAACACAGGACTACTACGATGAATATTTTGGACAAGGGAATGAAGATGATGAAAAATTAACATCAGTTCCTGAGGAAACAAAATCGATTATTGAGAATTTTTTAAAGCAGCATAATGTTATTGATAATGGTAATATTTTCAATTATATTACACAGTGTACAAATGCTTTAGCGGCTAATACTTCTTATACCTTGAGACCGGGAAATACACCTGATAATGTGGATGTTGTTGATTATTTTTTAAATACTAATAAGAAAGGGTATTGTGTTCACTATGCTTCAACATTAGCATTAATGTTAAGAAGTAGGGGATATCCCGCACGTTTTGTTGTTGGCTATCAAGTGCCGGGAAGTAAGAACAATGCTGGTAAATTGATAGTTAGGGATAGTAATGCTCATGCTTGGGTTGAAATTTATGATGAATATTTGGGCTGGATACCAATTGAAGCGACTCCAACAAGTAGTGAAAATCCGAATACACCAACTGATACAATTACTCCTGCACCTAACCAAGGTGATAAAACACCACAGCCAGTGGAGCCAGAAAAACCGAATATTCAACAAATTTCTCAAAATGATAGTTTTCAAATTCCTGTTTATATTTATTATTTAGCAGGAGGGATGATCTTTATCTTTATAGTTTTATTTCAAGCAAGAATTCGTAAAAAACGAATGTTTAAAGGAGCTGCTAATAGTAATCAAAAAGTCTGTTATTATTATTACTATTTAACTAAATTGAAAATTAATTGTGATGTGATAAAGACAATAATTGATAAAGCTCGTTTTTCACAACATCAAATATCTATTGAAGAACTTGAAATAGTAGAGCAGTTTTATCAAGATAAAACAAATGCATATTTTAAACAAGCAAATTTGTTCAAAAAAATCTATTTACGTTATTTAATAGCCGTTTTATAG
- a CDS encoding DUF58 domain-containing protein encodes MFRYRLAYLLLIGFGVFFYIAFVGYFSYYFLLLILILPVLSLFYLVMSFKFTKLDFAILNQKVIQDDFVKIKIIKDNLGLGAIKFVVEDQKYLIKGNQDGLTLVFKHCGGRNFIINTYYQYDCLNLFCIKKRCHYEIPITIYPKRVELDFKEYAHQLPRVGDEVYAVNRKGDDPTEIYDIHKYQEGDQLKNIHWKLSARYQDILVKDNAMLVGEVINLYVSFDDNDDHNDLVFGYLDTFCGFLLKRQIGFLLSNKEIKSIQEYDEMFKYLLWNKEYQSDISKHNYEFVISYNGIMKVEGGR; translated from the coding sequence ATGTTTCGCTATCGTCTTGCTTATTTGTTATTAATTGGATTTGGGGTATTTTTCTATATTGCTTTTGTTGGATATTTTTCATATTATTTTCTTTTATTGATTCTGATTTTACCAGTTTTATCACTTTTTTATTTAGTTATGAGTTTTAAATTTACTAAGCTGGATTTTGCTATTTTGAATCAAAAAGTTATTCAAGATGACTTTGTAAAGATTAAAATAATTAAGGATAATTTAGGGCTTGGAGCAATAAAGTTTGTTGTTGAGGATCAAAAGTATTTGATCAAGGGAAATCAAGACGGATTAACTTTAGTATTTAAACATTGTGGGGGAAGAAATTTTATTATTAATACATACTACCAATACGATTGTCTAAATCTATTTTGCATAAAAAAGAGATGCCATTATGAGATACCAATTACTATTTATCCAAAGAGGGTAGAATTAGATTTCAAAGAGTACGCACATCAACTACCACGAGTTGGTGACGAAGTTTATGCTGTGAATCGTAAAGGAGATGATCCTACAGAAATATATGATATTCACAAATATCAAGAGGGGGATCAGTTGAAAAATATTCACTGGAAACTTAGTGCCCGTTATCAAGATATTTTAGTTAAAGATAATGCGATGTTAGTAGGTGAAGTAATTAATCTGTATGTTAGTTTTGATGACAATGATGATCATAATGATTTAGTTTTTGGTTATCTTGATACCTTTTGTGGTTTTTTATTAAAACGACAAATTGGCTTTCTATTATCAAATAAGGAAATTAAAAGTATTCAAGAATATGACGAAATGTTTAAATATTTGTTATGGAATAAAGAGTATCAGTCAGATATTTCTAAACATAATTATGAGTTTGTTATTAGCTATAATGGAATCATGAAAGTGGAAGGTGGCCGCTGA
- a CDS encoding AAA family ATPase, which yields MNEKLELLINEVKKAVLGKDDVLKKVVIALLANGHILLEDIPGVGKTNLAVALTKAIQLDYQRVQLTSDVLPSDLLGYSVYDFETKEMTFKKGPLFTNIFLADEINRTSSKTQSALLQVMEEGMISVDGLTYPTAKPFIVIATQNPFGSAGTQMLPDSQLDRFMMRLSLGYPDEMSEIEIINRKKSGNPINSINPVLSPQELLMMQEAVTKIHLDESLVKYIVQIVQQTRIHEKIELGASPRASIALMKAAQASAYLNGRDYVIVEDINENLYETLNHRIFLMPSVKKNRENFQIIMEDIMMKIAPIAYK from the coding sequence ATGAATGAAAAATTAGAACTATTGATTAATGAAGTAAAAAAGGCTGTATTAGGAAAAGATGATGTTTTAAAAAAAGTAGTTATTGCTCTATTAGCTAATGGACATATTCTACTTGAAGATATTCCTGGGGTCGGGAAAACTAATTTAGCGGTTGCTTTAACAAAGGCAATACAGTTAGATTATCAGCGGGTTCAATTAACCTCTGATGTTTTACCAAGTGATTTATTAGGGTATTCTGTTTATGATTTTGAAACAAAAGAAATGACTTTTAAAAAAGGACCGCTATTTACAAATATCTTTTTGGCTGATGAAATTAATCGGACGTCAAGTAAAACACAATCAGCACTATTGCAGGTTATGGAAGAAGGAATGATTAGTGTTGATGGGTTAACTTATCCAACTGCTAAGCCGTTTATTGTTATTGCAACACAAAATCCGTTTGGAAGTGCTGGAACACAAATGTTACCAGATTCTCAGTTGGATCGTTTTATGATGCGTTTATCATTAGGTTATCCTGATGAAATGAGTGAGATTGAAATTATAAATCGAAAAAAAAGTGGAAATCCAATTAATTCAATCAACCCGGTTTTATCGCCTCAGGAATTGCTCATGATGCAAGAAGCAGTTACTAAAATTCATTTAGATGAAAGTTTAGTGAAATATATTGTTCAAATCGTTCAACAGACAAGAATTCATGAAAAAATTGAATTAGGGGCTTCTCCTCGTGCTTCGATTGCATTGATGAAAGCGGCTCAAGCTAGTGCATATTTAAATGGTCGGGACTATGTTATTGTTGAAGATATTAACGAAAACTTATATGAAACCCTAAATCATCGGATTTTCTTAATGCCAAGTGTTAAAAAGAATCGTGAAAATTTTCAAATAATTATGGAAGATATCATGATGAAGATTGCACCAATTGCATATAAGTAG